From the genome of Azospirillum brasilense, one region includes:
- a CDS encoding response regulator gives MASNLSPDDLEDRLRVEFMDDARDRLEVMNAALEGLSKGTREESAVIGVLRLEAHNFKGMGTSFGYPTVSLVAHRLEDYLSGLKRLEQRELNDAQTFVDRIAELVDRAEQPQVAETNRIIRALPVRYQFEITDIQISNVEIMLVTPSKVVAKKLGSELAACGFRTVTVSDPIESISLAVRVPPDMLIASMVMDGLSGLDLIRGLRAMSVTHNVPMALLTSMSLDNPALKEIPHGVSVIRVGEHFGDDFAAVVAKHNLG, from the coding sequence ATGGCTTCCAACCTGTCGCCCGACGATCTTGAAGACCGCCTGCGCGTCGAATTCATGGACGACGCCCGCGACCGGCTGGAGGTGATGAACGCCGCCCTGGAAGGCTTGTCCAAGGGCACGCGGGAGGAAAGCGCGGTCATCGGCGTGCTCCGGCTGGAGGCCCACAACTTCAAGGGCATGGGCACCAGCTTCGGCTACCCCACCGTCAGCCTCGTCGCGCACCGCCTGGAGGATTACCTGTCCGGCCTGAAACGGCTGGAACAGCGCGAGTTGAACGACGCGCAGACCTTCGTGGACCGGATCGCCGAGCTGGTGGACCGCGCCGAGCAGCCGCAGGTTGCCGAAACGAACCGGATCATCCGCGCCCTGCCGGTGCGTTACCAGTTCGAGATCACCGACATCCAGATCAGCAACGTCGAGATCATGCTGGTCACCCCGTCCAAGGTCGTCGCCAAGAAGTTGGGCAGTGAACTGGCGGCCTGCGGCTTCCGCACGGTGACGGTCAGCGACCCCATCGAGTCGATCAGTCTCGCCGTTCGCGTCCCGCCGGACATGTTGATCGCGTCGATGGTGATGGACGGCCTGTCCGGCCTGGACCTGATCCGCGGCCTGCGTGCGATGAGCGTCACGCACAATGTGCCGATGGCGCTGCTGACCTCGATGAGCCTGGACAACCCGGCCCTGAAGGAAATCCCGCACGGCGTCTCGGTCATCCGCGTCGGCGAGCATTTCGGCGACGACTTCGCGGCGGTGGTGGCGAAGCACAACCTCGGCTGA
- a CDS encoding SDR family NAD(P)-dependent oxidoreductase, which yields MPHRKTVILTGASRGIGHATVQRFSAEGWRVISCSREEVPDHCRRDPNWTHHIPTDLSDPDSRARFLEEANRALDGGPLHALINNAGISPKTPIKERLGCLNGAIEGWHRVFELNFFAPLVLARGFAAPLSRAKGAIVNVTSIAGHSVHPFAGSAYSTSKAALSGLTREMAVEFAEIGVRVNAVAPGEIETAMTGPEYDVLIPRIPLKRMGTPEDVAAVVFYLCGPDSGYVTGTEMFITGGQHLY from the coding sequence ATGCCGCACCGTAAAACCGTCATTCTGACCGGCGCGAGCCGGGGCATCGGCCACGCCACCGTGCAGCGCTTCAGCGCCGAGGGCTGGCGGGTCATTTCCTGTTCCCGCGAGGAGGTGCCGGACCATTGCCGGCGCGATCCGAACTGGACCCACCACATCCCGACGGACCTGTCCGATCCGGACAGCCGCGCCCGCTTCCTGGAGGAGGCCAACCGGGCGCTGGACGGCGGGCCGCTGCACGCGTTGATCAACAACGCCGGCATTTCGCCCAAGACGCCGATCAAGGAGCGTCTCGGCTGCCTGAACGGGGCCATCGAAGGATGGCACCGGGTGTTCGAGCTGAACTTCTTCGCTCCGCTGGTGCTGGCCCGCGGCTTCGCGGCGCCACTGTCGCGGGCGAAGGGGGCGATCGTCAACGTGACCTCCATCGCCGGCCATTCGGTGCACCCCTTCGCGGGGTCGGCCTATTCGACCTCCAAGGCGGCGCTGTCCGGCCTGACCCGTGAGATGGCCGTGGAGTTCGCCGAGATCGGCGTGCGCGTCAACGCCGTGGCGCCGGGCGAGATCGAGACGGCCATGACCGGGCCGGAATACGACGTGCTGATCCCGCGCATCCCGCTGAAGCGCATGGGCACGCCGGAGGATGTGGCGGCGGTGGTCTTCTACCTGTGCGGTCCCGACTCGGGCTACGTCACCGGTACGGAAATGTTCATAACCGGCGGGCAGCATCTGTATTGA